The following is a genomic window from Chitinophagales bacterium.
ACAACAAACTAGATTCGGAGGTCTTTGTAAAAATTAGAGAGCAATTAGTCAAAGCAAAGGTAGTTAAAATGCCTTTTTACCAAAAATCTAACTAAAAGCTATTAAATTTGCACTTAATTAAATTTGGTACAATAGACCATTCTTAATTATTCATTACTAATTATTAATTATTTTAAAATGTATCTAATTGGAATGCCAGGTGGCTGGGAATGGATTATAATTTTACTTGCAATTGTTCTGCTTTTTGGTGGAAAAAAGATTCCAGAACTAATGAGAGGAGTCGGAAAAGGAATCAAGGAATTCAACAATGCCAAAGCCAATATCAAAAATGAGATAGAGGAAGGCATGAAAGAAGTAGAAGAGGAAGAATCTTATAAGAAGGGTTAAAAGTTGAAAGTGAAAAGTTGAAAGACACTTCCATCTTCTTTAAACTTTAAACATTAAACTTTTTAACGAAACAAATGAATTTCAACACCAAAGATATTGAGAAAATAGAGGTAATAGGAGACCGTCTATTAGTCAAGCCATCTACCATCGAAAATACCACCAAATCAGGCTTGATTTTACCTCCAGGCATTCAAGAAAAAGAAAATATCCAGTCGGGTTATGTCATAAAAGTAGGACCTGGCTACCCTATCCCGAATATAGAACCCGATGAGCCATGGAAGCCTGCTTCAGATATGATAAAGTATATTCCGCTTCAAGTACAAGTAGGCGATTTGGCTGTATTTTTACAAAAACATTGCTACGAGATTCAATTCAATAATCAAAAATATTTCATTTTGTCTCAATCATCAGTGCTGATGGTTCTGCGAGATGAATGGGTGAATTAATTATACCAATGTTATACCAATAGCGGTATTAAAATGGTCCAACCCATTTTAATACCTTGTTATGGTAAATGCCGTAGCAGTATTTGTTTAGTACAATGAGCCATGCGACATTGGACTATTACTAATACGCTTACGGTATTACATCTATAATATTCCAAACTATTTTGAATGGTTACAGTGGTAAATGCCGTTATTATTGATGCTCAGGGCAATGAACGACAGTGATATTGGACTGTTACATAAATACAAACGGTATCAAATTCTAGTCAGCTATTACTTGCTAAAGTCTATCTCTGTGTTATCGCCTACGGTAATGGTTTGCGATGCTCCTTTGAGAGAAGAGTCACTTCCTATTACGAAGTCTGAAAGCTTCATAGTATCAAGTTTTGAATAACTGCCAATGATTCCATTTTCTATAATGGAGTGATTAATTTTTGCATGTTCCCCAATTGAAACATTGGGTCCTACAATAGAATTAGTAATTTCGCAATTCTCTGCAATATATACTGGTTCTACGATAACCGAATTTATCACACGCGCAGTAGGAGATATCCGTCCTCCGAACTTATTTAGTAATAAAGAATTTGAATTTAGTAAAACTTCTCCATTGCCAACGTCGAGCCACTGCTCGGCTACTACTAAGTCGAAAGATACTCCTTGCTTTAGCATTTCGTTAAGCACATCCGTTAACTGAAACTCGCCTTCTGTTCTAATTCCGTCCTTTTCATACTTATCCAATATGGAAAATAATAAATCTGTTTCGACGATTTTATACAAACCTACCAAGGCTAAATTTGACTTAGGAATCCTTGGTTTTTCTACAAATCGAACTATTTTATCTTCTTCACCTAATTCAACTACGCCAAAATTATAAGGATCTTTTACCTTCTTGATAGCAATACTTGATTTTTTGGCTTTATAAAAATTAGAATTAATTTCTATCAAACTATCGCCCAATACAATAATAAGCTCATCGTTTGGTTGTACAAATTCCTTGACTAAAAAAACGGCTTGTCCTATTCCCTCCCGCTTTGCTTGAAAAACAAATTTAGAATTTAGCTCTGGATAATTCTCATTGACATAATCCACTATTTTTTCTCCAAAATATCCCACGATAAAAAGTAAGTCGGTAATCCCTTGATTTTTTAGGTCATCAATTATATAGGATATAATAGGCTTACCTGCTATAGGTATAAGTGCTTTAGGCTGCGTATAGGTAAATGGTCGGAGGCGTGTGCCAGCACCTGCTACTGGTATGATTGCTTTAAGCTTTGACATGTTCGATTGCTTTTACTACTCGACTAAAAATTTCCTCTGCCGCAGGACAAATTTCTATGTTTTTTTCCAAAAGACCGAGATGGTTTTTTATTCCTTTCATGTTGGTATGAGGATACTCGCGACAAGCCCGCGGTCTATCTTTATAAATACGACATTTGTTGTCCTCAAGATTTAACATTGGGCAAGGTTGAGACTTGAATACAAAATCACCATCTTCATCCATTTCTACGTAGTTTTGAAATAATGCTGAAGTTGAAACACCAATGGCAAAGCTTAAATCAACTATTTCTTCTAGCTCTATAATAGGACTATAATTTCGACAACAATTTGCGCATGAGAGACAATCATAGTTTTTAAAAACAATATCATGTGTGGAAGAGAAAACTAAATCTAATTTTTCAGCTGGTATATCCTTTAAACTAGTTAGACTGCCCACTGTTCAATATTTACTACCCTCTTTGGTTAGGTTTTTTGTTTCTTTTTCTTAGCAGCAGGAAAAAGAACATTATTTAATATTAGTCTATATCCAGGTGAATTAGGATGTAAATTTAAATCCGTCTTAGGATCATAAACATAGTGCTGATAATCCTCTGGATCATGGCCACCATAGAAGGTCCACATACCCTTGCCCTTAGTTCCGTGGATATATCTGGCCTCATTAGCGCTTTTATTATCTGCTAAGATAATGACATCGTTCTTAATTAAATCCTTTTTAAATGCGGTCGTCTGACCCATAAATCCTTTAATAATTCGTTCGTGGTTTTGAGTTAAAATAGTCGGTATATGATCCCATTTTGCTGAAAATTCGAACAACAAAAAATAGTCTTCGGATTCATCGATATTCGGGTCGCCCATAGCCGGGTTTCTATCAATACTTGAATACTCATAAACGTAAGGATTGGTATATAAGTTGTATTTTTGAAATGCAAAGCTCTTATTAAAATCCAATTTATTTTGATAGTTTGGGTCTAATGGATCTCCATCGAAAACAGACTCACAGATATCTGTTTCTTCTGAAGCCAATGCAATATCATAGGAATCAGTAGCAGAGCACATAGCAAATAAAAATCCACCACCTATTACAAATTCTTTGATTCTTTTAGTTACGGCCAATTTCATTTTTGACACTTTATCAAAACCAAATTCCTTAGCTATAGCCTCCATATTTTCCTGATCTTTTTTATACCATTCAGCTGTATGATAGGCTCCATAAAACTTGCCATACTGACCTGTGAAATCTTCATGATGTAAATGTAGCCAATTATATTTCGGCAATTTATCCGTCAAAATTTCTTGATCATAGATAACCTCATAAGGAATTTCTGCATAAGTCAACACCATGGTTACCGCATCATCCCATGGCAGTTTAGTTTTAGGAGAGTAGATGGCTATTTTAGGAGCAACTTCTAGTTTTATAACCTCTTGGTTAACATCATTTCGTGATATATTTTCAACAATAGAAGAATAATCAGACTCTGAAACTATTTCATAACTAACACCACGAATGATACACTCCTTCTCAATGGTTTCTGAAAATGGTAAAGCAAAACTACCGCCACGATAATTCAGTAGCCATTCCACCT
Proteins encoded in this region:
- a CDS encoding twin-arginine translocase TatA/TatE family subunit; the encoded protein is MPGGWEWIIILLAIVLLFGGKKIPELMRGVGKGIKEFNNAKANIKNEIEEGMKEVEEEESYKKG
- a CDS encoding co-chaperone GroES → MNFNTKDIEKIEVIGDRLLVKPSTIENTTKSGLILPPGIQEKENIQSGYVIKVGPGYPIPNIEPDEPWKPASDMIKYIPLQVQVGDLAVFLQKHCYEIQFNNQKYFILSQSSVLMVLRDEWVN
- a CDS encoding NTP transferase domain-containing protein, producing the protein MSKLKAIIPVAGAGTRLRPFTYTQPKALIPIAGKPIISYIIDDLKNQGITDLLFIVGYFGEKIVDYVNENYPELNSKFVFQAKREGIGQAVFLVKEFVQPNDELIIVLGDSLIEINSNFYKAKKSSIAIKKVKDPYNFGVVELGEEDKIVRFVEKPRIPKSNLALVGLYKIVETDLLFSILDKYEKDGIRTEGEFQLTDVLNEMLKQGVSFDLVVAEQWLDVGNGEVLLNSNSLLLNKFGGRISPTARVINSVIVEPVYIAENCEITNSIVGPNVSIGEHAKINHSIIENGIIGSYSKLDTMKLSDFVIGSDSSLKGASQTITVGDNTEIDFSK
- a CDS encoding YkgJ family cysteine cluster protein, which codes for MGSLTSLKDIPAEKLDLVFSSTHDIVFKNYDCLSCANCCRNYSPIIELEEIVDLSFAIGVSTSALFQNYVEMDEDGDFVFKSQPCPMLNLEDNKCRIYKDRPRACREYPHTNMKGIKNHLGLLEKNIEICPAAEEIFSRVVKAIEHVKA